In a genomic window of Besnoitia besnoiti strain Bb-Ger1 chromosome Unknown contig00166, whole genome shotgun sequence:
- a CDS encoding cytochrome b6 subfamily protein (encoded by transcript BESB_031580) has translation FVPYLPYYLIGLIFLQTAFGLIELSHPDNSIPVNRFVTPLHIVPEWYFLAYYAVLKVIPSKTGGLLVFMLSTCQ, from the coding sequence tttgttccctatctaccatattatctaattggtttaattttcttacaaacggcttttggtttgattgaattatcgcacccagataactccataccagtgaaccggtttgtaactccgcttcatatcgtacctgaatggtactttttagcatattatgcggtgttaaaagtaatcccatccaaaaccggtggtttgttagtatttatgttatcaacatgtcaatga
- a CDS encoding cytochrome c oxidase subunit III subfamily protein (encoded by transcript BESB_031590) has product MIAVHHHPTGLLKTAKSVGFQYPTTLRLFHIGYVLGVIYGFLFSLILTARENYYSDASLISSIVLGVIISETGLFISFFWGVYTTSWTTGLDLEGLCLPDPSSLVLFMTIMLSALSIVVSSVYLKNQHLYTSCTNIMTFTLVVAFLMLVCTEYLGLSLYINDNAFAPPCRLITPLLLNKIQLGTLVHRQM; this is encoded by the exons atgattgcagtacaccaccaccccactggactgcttaagacagctaaaagtgttggatttcaatatcctactacattaagattattccacatcggttatgttctaggcgtaatatatggattcttgttctcactcatcttaacagcgagagaaaactactactcagatgctagtctaatcagtagcatcgtacttggagttatcatctctgagacaggattatttatcagctttttctggggagtatatactacgagttggactactggtttagatcttgaaggtctttgtttaccggatccaagttctcttgtgcttttcatgaccatcatgttaagtgcattaagtatagtggtatccagcgtatatttgaaaaaccaacatttgtatacaagctgtacgaatatcatgacattcactttggtagtcgccttcttaatgttagtctgtacggaatacttaggactatctctttatattaatgataatgcatttg cacctccatgtcggctcattactcccttgttattgaacaagattcagttaggaacgctagttcaccgtcagatgtaa